The Dehalogenimonas lykanthroporepellens BL-DC-9 genome includes a window with the following:
- a CDS encoding phosphate uptake regulator, PhoU (KEGG: det:DET0142 phosphate transport system regulatory protein PhoU~TIGRFAM: phosphate transport system regulatory protein PhoU~PFAM: PhoU family protein): MRIDYERSLKQLQDKVLGMGSMVEQALILSMDAMKNRDLALAEQVVANDQKINARRFEIEEDCIHLIATQAPMASDLRIIVAVLNIIIDLERIGDHAAGNAKIAVMLGEEPPLKPLIDLPRMAEKTADMLRRSLDAFVKRDADAARKVTEDDDEIDALYDQIFRELVLFMAEDTKTVGRATRLIWAGHNLERSADRVTNICERVVFVITGKQEEIGGKY, from the coding sequence ATGAGAATCGATTACGAACGCAGTTTGAAACAACTCCAGGACAAGGTGCTGGGCATGGGCAGTATGGTGGAACAAGCCCTCATCCTGTCCATGGACGCCATGAAAAACCGCGACCTGGCGCTGGCCGAACAAGTGGTAGCCAACGACCAGAAGATCAACGCCCGACGTTTCGAGATTGAGGAAGACTGTATCCACCTGATAGCCACCCAGGCACCGATGGCCAGCGATCTGCGAATCATCGTGGCGGTGCTCAATATCATCATCGACCTGGAGCGTATCGGCGACCATGCCGCCGGCAACGCCAAGATAGCCGTCATGCTGGGTGAAGAACCGCCGCTCAAGCCGCTCATCGATTTGCCGCGCATGGCCGAGAAAACAGCCGACATGCTGAGGCGGTCGCTGGATGCCTTCGTCAAGCGAGACGCCGACGCCGCCCGGAAGGTGACCGAGGATGACGATGAAATTGACGCGCTGTACGACCAGATTTTCCGCGAACTGGTACTGTTCATGGCCGAGGATACCAAGACAGTCGGCCGGGCCACCCGGCTTATCTGGGCGGGGCACAACCTGGAACGTTCCGCCGACCGGGTGACCAATATCTGCGAGCGGGTGGTCTTTGTAATTACCGGCAAGCAGGAAGAGATAGGCGGTAAATACTGA
- a CDS encoding reductive dehalogenase (KEGG: deg:DehalGT_1287 reductive dehalogenase~TIGRFAM: reductive dehalogenase~PFAM: Twin-arginine translocation pathway, signal sequence, subgroup) — MVKFHTTLSRRDFMKSLGLAGVGLGAAGAAGPVFHDLDEMSSAASDFKNHWWVKDVEKPTTEVDWTQMPYFDNRETMFDNNAFIKVIGFEKLMQIAQLNETNTKSWIKESKPGATLRDVAMNNATGFGFAYGLKGHFVPPPIVSTPEEYGAAKWQGNPEENLRMIQTAARFYGAKDVRVFELDQNTRKTVYSHEADGKAYTFENVDQAVETETKRVIPEKAKYVVMFSILESQEMLKRAPDNINSATTSLAYNQGALVGNRMQQFLRGIGYQGLAEMMSNAIVQSSGGNALSGMAEMGRMSLSTLNPEFGPAMRTFKFITDLPLAVTKPIDAGMFRFCRTCKLCAETCPSGSISFETEPYWEIQGPYNKPGIKNYYYNGATCLTYWFEGVFGCSICRASCPFTQKDKASIHDWVIKPVASFTHVFDGFFTNMDKAFGYDPRGVDGFSLREERHTWWDIQNAPVYGFDTTRYTRKLE; from the coding sequence ATGGTCAAATTTCATACAACTCTAAGCAGGCGCGATTTTATGAAGTCGCTTGGTCTGGCCGGTGTGGGTTTGGGAGCTGCAGGAGCCGCCGGGCCTGTATTCCATGACCTTGATGAAATGAGTAGCGCCGCATCCGATTTCAAGAATCACTGGTGGGTAAAGGACGTTGAAAAACCAACCACCGAAGTTGACTGGACCCAGATGCCCTATTTTGATAATAGGGAAACTATGTTTGATAATAACGCTTTCATCAAAGTTATCGGCTTTGAAAAGCTGATGCAGATTGCTCAACTCAACGAAACGAATACAAAAAGTTGGATTAAAGAAAGCAAACCTGGGGCTACCCTCCGCGATGTCGCCATGAACAACGCTACTGGTTTCGGCTTTGCTTATGGGCTGAAGGGGCACTTCGTACCGCCACCGATTGTTTCGACACCCGAGGAATACGGTGCGGCTAAATGGCAAGGTAACCCTGAAGAGAACCTGAGAATGATACAAACAGCCGCACGCTTTTATGGGGCCAAAGATGTCCGAGTTTTTGAACTCGATCAGAATACACGAAAAACGGTGTACTCGCATGAAGCCGACGGTAAAGCCTATACGTTCGAGAACGTGGATCAAGCAGTAGAAACAGAAACCAAAAGGGTGATACCGGAAAAAGCCAAATATGTAGTCATGTTCTCCATCCTGGAATCCCAGGAAATGCTAAAACGGGCGCCTGACAACATCAATTCAGCCACAACTTCACTTGCCTATAACCAAGGGGCCCTGGTAGGAAACCGGATGCAACAGTTTTTGCGCGGTATCGGCTATCAAGGTCTGGCTGAAATGATGTCCAACGCAATTGTGCAAAGCTCCGGCGGTAATGCCCTTTCCGGAATGGCGGAAATGGGCCGAATGAGTTTGTCCACATTAAATCCAGAATTCGGCCCGGCAATGCGGACTTTCAAATTTATTACCGACCTGCCCTTGGCGGTGACCAAACCAATCGATGCCGGGATGTTCCGCTTCTGCCGTACCTGTAAACTATGCGCCGAAACTTGTCCTTCCGGTTCGATAAGCTTTGAAACCGAACCGTACTGGGAGATACAAGGACCATACAACAAGCCGGGTATCAAGAATTACTACTACAATGGAGCTACTTGCCTCACCTACTGGTTTGAAGGCGTTTTCGGCTGTAGTATCTGCCGGGCTTCCTGCCCGTTCACTCAGAAGGATAAAGCCAGTATACATGACTGGGTGATAAAACCTGTGGCTTCATTTACCCATGTCTTTGATGGTTTTTTCACCAATATGGATAAAGCTTTTGGCTATGATCCGCGTGGAGTTGATGGATTTTCTCTTCGCGAAGAACGCCATACATGGTGGGATATCCAGAACGCACCGGTTTACGGTTTTGACACCACACGTTACACGCGAAAATTGGAATAG
- a CDS encoding Dipeptidyl aminopeptidase/acylaminoacyl-peptidase-like protein (KEGG: psl:Psta_0862 hypothetical protein), producing MSDFNPYIYRGREEFQVEPAGVGRHFRKYSLTFPSACPSEYPELDTVTGEYLLPTGTGKKPPLVLLIHGVGDTSTIPCRGLAGALARSGIASLTLYMPIHSSRLPEPLRKDFYRLSAQDWYSLYRISVVNIRQALDWAETRPELDSRRIGVTGISFGGYVSGIAMGVDSRLRAGALLFTGGNLEKLARTRSSGKYGRYDISDDTFRRNQSRYHAYVAEVEARGFDNVQPPQLSYLFDPYTFTPELKTRPLLMMNARWDEYFPREAVKEFHRACGRPTQVWLPAGHASAWLFYPLIRNRVVEMFRKTLVV from the coding sequence ATGTCTGATTTCAACCCCTATATCTACCGGGGACGGGAAGAGTTTCAGGTCGAGCCGGCCGGCGTCGGGCGGCATTTCAGGAAATATTCCCTCACCTTCCCTTCCGCCTGCCCTTCGGAGTATCCGGAACTGGATACTGTCACCGGTGAGTATCTTCTGCCGACCGGTACCGGTAAAAAGCCCCCGCTGGTGCTTCTGATTCATGGCGTCGGCGATACCAGCACTATTCCCTGCCGGGGGCTGGCCGGGGCGCTGGCCCGGTCCGGCATCGCCAGTCTCACCTTGTATATGCCTATCCATTCCAGCCGTCTGCCCGAACCGCTCCGGAAGGATTTTTATCGGTTGTCCGCCCAGGACTGGTACAGCCTGTACCGCATCTCGGTGGTCAACATCCGCCAGGCGCTGGACTGGGCCGAAACCAGGCCGGAACTGGATTCCCGGCGCATCGGCGTTACCGGCATCAGCTTCGGCGGTTATGTTTCGGGCATTGCCATGGGCGTGGACTCCCGACTGCGCGCCGGGGCTTTGCTTTTCACCGGAGGCAACCTGGAAAAACTGGCCCGTACCCGGTCTTCAGGGAAGTACGGTCGTTACGACATCAGTGACGATACCTTTCGCCGCAACCAGAGCCGCTATCATGCTTACGTCGCCGAGGTCGAAGCCCGGGGCTTCGACAACGTACAGCCGCCTCAGCTCAGCTATCTCTTCGACCCTTATACCTTCACGCCGGAGCTCAAGACGCGCCCCCTGCTGATGATGAATGCCCGCTGGGACGAGTATTTCCCCCGGGAAGCGGTGAAGGAGTTCCACCGCGCCTGCGGCCGGCCGACTCAGGTATGGCTACCGGCCGGACACGCTTCCGCCTGGCTTTTCTATCCGCTCATCCGCAACCGGGTGGTGGAGATGTTCCGCAAGACGCTGGTGGTGTGA
- a CDS encoding 2-isopropylmalate synthase (KEGG: deg:DehalGT_1408 (R)-citramalate synthase~PFAM: pyruvate carboxyltransferase) produces MPKIYFIDVTNRDGVQTARLGLSKLEKTMINIYLSEMGVFQSEFGFPTTNHETNYLRANLRLAELDVISPLRLEGWLRAIPGDVELAFKMVPELKHVNLSISTSDQMINGKFKGKKTRQDVVNDMTAAVDRAYELGAETVGVNAEDGSRTDIDFLVEYGLAAKKHGAVRLRYCDTLGYDDPFSIYETGKTLAEQVGMPIELHCHGDLGMAVACSVAGAKGVVDGGQDAYINTTLNGIGERAGNADLIATVLALTKSKGFAGRYELGTPIDLKKSYKIAKFASYAFGVDIPINQPGVGKNAFAHESGIHADGILKDPHNYELYGCEELGRGEPEYVETGREICAGEYSGISGFSHIMGERMSWNFKSKEEAQNVLELVRFANVLSHKPLVEDELLFIARYPHTARRLLTLTPLENSEPDRILNPQTEAGT; encoded by the coding sequence ATGCCCAAGATATACTTCATAGACGTAACCAACCGGGACGGCGTTCAGACCGCCCGCCTGGGCCTGTCCAAGCTGGAAAAGACGATGATAAACATCTATCTTTCCGAGATGGGGGTTTTTCAATCGGAGTTCGGTTTCCCGACTACCAATCACGAAACCAACTATCTCCGGGCCAACCTGCGTCTGGCCGAACTGGATGTCATCTCCCCGCTCCGGCTGGAAGGCTGGCTGAGGGCTATTCCGGGTGACGTGGAGCTGGCCTTCAAGATGGTGCCGGAACTCAAGCACGTCAACCTGTCCATTTCCACTTCCGACCAGATGATAAACGGCAAGTTCAAGGGCAAGAAAACCCGCCAGGACGTGGTCAATGACATGACCGCGGCGGTGGACAGGGCCTACGAACTGGGCGCCGAAACGGTCGGCGTCAACGCCGAGGATGGTTCCCGGACCGATATCGATTTCCTGGTCGAGTACGGTCTGGCGGCCAAAAAGCACGGCGCAGTCCGCCTGCGCTACTGCGATACGCTGGGTTACGACGACCCGTTCTCCATCTACGAAACCGGCAAGACGCTGGCGGAACAGGTGGGTATGCCCATCGAACTGCACTGTCACGGCGACCTGGGCATGGCGGTGGCCTGTTCGGTGGCCGGGGCCAAGGGCGTGGTCGACGGCGGCCAGGACGCCTACATCAACACCACCCTGAACGGCATCGGTGAACGAGCCGGCAACGCCGACCTCATCGCCACGGTGCTGGCGCTGACCAAGAGCAAGGGTTTTGCCGGCCGATACGAGCTGGGCACGCCCATCGACCTGAAGAAAAGTTATAAGATAGCCAAGTTCGCCTCCTACGCCTTCGGGGTGGATATTCCCATCAACCAGCCGGGCGTCGGCAAGAACGCCTTCGCCCACGAATCCGGTATCCACGCCGACGGCATCCTCAAGGACCCGCATAACTACGAACTCTACGGCTGTGAGGAGCTGGGGCGCGGCGAACCGGAATATGTGGAGACCGGCCGCGAAATCTGCGCCGGCGAGTACTCCGGGATTTCCGGTTTCTCCCACATCATGGGGGAGCGCATGTCCTGGAACTTCAAGAGCAAGGAAGAAGCGCAGAATGTGCTGGAACTGGTACGCTTCGCCAATGTGCTGTCACACAAGCCGCTGGTGGAGGACGAACTGCTGTTCATCGCCCGCTACCCGCACACCGCCCGACGTTTGCTGACGCTGACGCCGCTGGAAAACAGCGAGCCGGACCGTATTCTCAACCCGCAGACCGAAGCCGGTACCTAG
- a CDS encoding D-tyrosyl-tRNA(Tyr) deacylase (KEGG: dev:DhcVS_18 D-tyrosyl-tRNA(Tyr) deacylase~TIGRFAM: D-tyrosyl-tRNA(Tyr) deacylase~PFAM: D-tyrosyl-tRNA(Tyr) deacylase): MKALIQRVSRAHVTVDDEIVGSIDAGLAVLVGVAAGDDTADLDYLAAKLVNLRIFADDAGRFDLSVLETGGAILLVSQFTLIADTRKGRRPSFTEAAPPEQAEAMISRLGDAVAEAGVRVAYGRFQAHMMVELVNDGPVTIMLDSRDRLAPRRG; encoded by the coding sequence ATGAAAGCTTTAATCCAGCGGGTTAGTCGGGCACACGTAACGGTAGATGATGAGATTGTGGGCAGCATTGATGCCGGGCTGGCGGTGCTGGTCGGCGTGGCCGCTGGCGATGACACAGCCGACCTGGATTACCTGGCCGCCAAACTGGTCAATCTCCGGATTTTTGCCGATGACGCCGGGCGGTTCGACCTTTCGGTGCTGGAAACCGGCGGCGCGATACTGCTGGTCAGTCAGTTCACCCTCATCGCCGATACCCGCAAGGGTCGCCGGCCTTCTTTCACCGAAGCCGCGCCGCCGGAACAGGCCGAGGCAATGATTTCCCGCCTGGGTGATGCCGTCGCTGAAGCCGGCGTCCGGGTGGCTTACGGCCGCTTTCAGGCGCACATGATGGTGGAGCTGGTCAACGACGGCCCGGTCACCATCATGCTGGATTCGCGTGACCGGCTGGCACCCCGCCGCGGTTGA
- a CDS encoding HI0933 family protein (PFAM: HI0933 family protein~KEGG: dev:DhcVS_202 hypothetical protein) — translation MSQYTTVIIGGGAAGICAAIMLARAGRQAVICEKTDRLGRKLAASGNGRCNLLNDRLGPEFYNAEARVLTDAVFSRFDHDRILEFFHSLGVATWSQDGRVFPRTNQAATVIKALELELRRLAVPVRTGFDCRSVEGHSGDFQARSADGQTVRGDRVIIAGGGRTYPAFGADGSAFSLAASLGHTINEPAPSAVPLTSRDPLCHALQGQRINITARAVIDGRYGQPVAGELLFTKYGLSGTAVLDVSRELSIAIHRRGRSDVALEADLVPFLNTEELTAELTRRRRLGLAPADLLTGLLPNKFGPVLAETVVGRPADMASALKARRFAVTGTRGWNEAEFTAGGVRTDEVAPETLESRRTQGVFLAGEVLDVDGQRGGYNLAWAWASGMAVALS, via the coding sequence ATGTCCCAATACACCACTGTCATCATTGGCGGCGGCGCCGCAGGCATCTGCGCCGCCATCATGCTGGCCCGTGCCGGCCGCCAGGCTGTCATCTGCGAAAAAACCGACCGCCTGGGCCGGAAACTGGCGGCTAGCGGCAACGGCCGGTGCAACCTGCTCAACGACCGGTTGGGACCCGAATTCTATAACGCCGAAGCCCGGGTACTGACCGACGCCGTCTTCAGCCGTTTCGACCATGACCGTATCCTGGAATTCTTCCATAGCCTGGGCGTGGCCACCTGGTCCCAGGACGGCCGGGTCTTTCCCCGCACCAACCAGGCGGCTACGGTCATCAAGGCCCTGGAACTGGAACTGAGGCGACTGGCGGTGCCGGTGCGTACCGGCTTCGACTGCCGGAGCGTCGAGGGACACTCCGGTGATTTTCAGGCGCGCTCCGCTGACGGCCAAACCGTCAGGGGCGACCGGGTCATCATCGCCGGCGGCGGCCGTACCTACCCGGCCTTCGGGGCTGACGGCTCGGCCTTCTCCCTGGCGGCGTCGCTGGGTCATACCATCAACGAACCGGCGCCATCGGCGGTGCCGCTGACCAGCCGCGACCCCCTGTGCCACGCCCTGCAAGGCCAGCGCATCAACATCACTGCCCGCGCCGTCATCGACGGCAGATACGGACAGCCGGTGGCCGGGGAACTGCTGTTCACCAAGTACGGCCTGTCCGGCACCGCGGTGCTGGATGTCAGCCGGGAGCTTTCAATAGCCATCCATCGACGGGGCCGAAGCGACGTGGCGCTGGAAGCCGACCTGGTACCGTTTCTGAACACCGAAGAATTGACGGCTGAACTGACGCGACGCCGCCGGCTGGGTCTGGCCCCGGCCGACCTGCTGACCGGGCTGTTGCCCAACAAGTTCGGCCCGGTCCTGGCGGAAACCGTCGTCGGCCGACCGGCTGATATGGCCTCAGCGCTCAAGGCCCGGCGCTTCGCCGTGACCGGCACCCGCGGCTGGAACGAGGCCGAATTCACCGCCGGCGGGGTGCGGACGGACGAAGTGGCACCGGAAACCCTGGAGTCGCGGCGGACGCAGGGGGTATTCCTGGCCGGGGAAGTACTGGATGTTGATGGACAGCGCGGCGGCTACAATCTGGCCTGGGCCTGGGCTTCGGGTATGGCAGTAGCGCTGTCGTGA
- a CDS encoding conserved hypothetical protein (KEGG: det:DET0018 hypothetical protein), producing the protein MQSSLIGKIEKATRYAQEPDRISFTDLSVKFRGENDIHDTQLKDGQWYCNCDFFVTWGRCCHTMALEKLLGPMLVEEARITEF; encoded by the coding sequence ATGCAATCCAGCTTAATCGGCAAAATCGAGAAAGCCACCCGTTACGCCCAGGAGCCGGACCGCATTTCCTTTACCGATCTGAGCGTCAAGTTCCGCGGCGAGAATGATATTCATGATACCCAGCTCAAGGACGGGCAGTGGTACTGCAACTGTGACTTCTTCGTCACCTGGGGTCGTTGCTGTCACACCATGGCGCTGGAAAAACTGCTGGGACCGATGCTGGTCGAGGAAGCCAGAATCACCGAATTCTAG
- a CDS encoding conserved hypothetical protein (KEGG: deh:cbdb_A26 hypothetical protein) — protein sequence MNERRFIITTGLIALGLSAVLYALHYFVFQDAHHIGIFALHDIAFLPIEVFLVVVVIERLLAQREKKALNSKLNMVVGTFFMVVGNRLMRELLTDFCERGELYEHFRITQDWQPADFRRARQRALELEMEVDFSRLDLEGLRVFLSDNRQFLMTLMENPNLLEREAFTDLLWAITHLAEELEARPNLVDLPSADQRHLAGDINRFYDRLVAEWLSYAEHLKQHYPYFYSLLLRTHPFQERPSAVVEAGS from the coding sequence GTGAACGAGCGTCGTTTCATCATCACCACCGGCCTTATCGCTCTCGGTCTGTCGGCCGTTCTCTATGCGCTCCATTATTTCGTTTTCCAGGATGCCCACCATATCGGCATCTTTGCCCTGCACGATATCGCTTTCCTGCCGATAGAGGTCTTTCTGGTGGTGGTAGTTATCGAAAGACTACTGGCCCAGCGCGAGAAAAAAGCCCTCAACTCCAAGCTCAACATGGTGGTCGGCACCTTCTTTATGGTGGTCGGCAACCGGCTTATGCGGGAACTGTTGACCGATTTCTGCGAGCGGGGTGAGCTTTACGAACATTTCCGGATAACGCAGGACTGGCAACCGGCCGACTTCCGCCGCGCCCGACAGCGTGCTCTGGAGTTGGAAATGGAAGTAGATTTCTCCCGTTTGGATCTTGAAGGTCTGCGAGTCTTTCTGTCCGACAACCGTCAGTTTCTGATGACGCTGATGGAAAACCCGAATCTGCTGGAGCGCGAGGCTTTCACCGACCTTCTGTGGGCCATCACTCACCTGGCGGAGGAACTGGAAGCCCGGCCGAATCTGGTTGACCTGCCCTCAGCCGACCAGCGTCATCTGGCCGGGGATATCAACCGTTTCTATGACCGGCTGGTGGCCGAATGGCTGTCATACGCCGAGCACCTGAAACAGCATTATCCTTACTTCTATTCCCTGCTCCTGCGGACGCATCCCTTCCAGGAACGGCCATCAGCCGTGGTCGAGGCTGGTTCCTAG
- a CDS encoding Protein-tyrosine phosphatase, low molecular weight (KEGG: protein-tyrosine-phosphatase~PFAM: Protein-tyrosine phosphatase, low molecular weight~SMART: Protein-tyrosine phosphatase, low molecular weight) yields the protein MQKILFVCIHNSGRSRMAEEFLNAYGADKATADSAGTAPGSDVNPTVAEAMAELGFDLRRKKPQLLTPEMIAAADRVITMGCLKDEGVCPVTFTPSEDWGLPDPKGKDIAAVRQIRDDIRRRVMELVADIRD from the coding sequence TTGCAGAAGATACTGTTTGTCTGCATTCACAACTCCGGGCGAAGCCGGATGGCCGAGGAATTCCTGAACGCCTATGGCGCCGACAAGGCGACGGCCGATTCCGCCGGCACCGCCCCGGGCAGTGACGTCAACCCGACGGTGGCCGAAGCCATGGCCGAACTGGGTTTCGACCTGCGCCGCAAGAAACCGCAGTTACTGACCCCGGAGATGATTGCCGCGGCGGACAGGGTAATCACCATGGGCTGTCTGAAGGACGAAGGCGTCTGCCCGGTGACCTTCACCCCGTCTGAGGACTGGGGCCTGCCAGACCCCAAGGGAAAGGACATCGCCGCCGTCAGACAGATACGGGACGACATCCGGCGACGGGTGATGGAGCTGGTGGCGGACATCAGGGATTAG
- a CDS encoding protein of unknown function DUF1232 (PFAM: protein of unknown function DUF1232~KEGG: mba:Mbar_A3740 uncharacterized small membrane protein) — translation MAEIRRSFKRRVSLYQALYADRRTPRPARWLIWLALGYFFLPFDLIPDFIPVLGQLDDIIIIPGLVWLALRLVPPELYREHHRRIYAD, via the coding sequence ATGGCTGAAATCCGTCGTTCTTTCAAGCGCCGGGTCAGTCTTTATCAAGCGCTCTACGCTGACCGCCGGACACCCCGGCCGGCTCGCTGGCTCATATGGCTGGCGCTGGGTTATTTCTTCCTGCCCTTTGATCTCATCCCGGACTTCATCCCGGTACTGGGTCAGCTGGACGATATCATAATCATTCCCGGCCTGGTGTGGCTGGCGCTCAGGCTGGTGCCACCCGAATTATACCGGGAGCACCACCGGCGTATTTACGCTGACTAA